From a region of the Paenibacillus sp. R14(2021) genome:
- a CDS encoding RNA polymerase sigma factor — protein MYNSYELNESVRRALDQYSHSLIKIAFAYLKNIADAEEVTQEVFLAYLQKHPIFNSSEHEKAWLIRTTINKSKNMLKTGWFKSRNPVPEDLSYLPQEENEVLQAVLALDKKYRIPIHLHYYEGYSIQEIAAILQAKPATVGTWLARGRFILKEKIGGMAHEEICL, from the coding sequence GTGTACAATTCATACGAGCTCAATGAATCTGTGCGGCGTGCCTTGGATCAATATTCTCACAGCTTAATCAAGATTGCTTTTGCATACTTGAAAAATATAGCCGATGCAGAAGAAGTGACGCAGGAAGTCTTTCTCGCCTATTTGCAAAAGCACCCTATATTCAACAGTAGTGAACATGAAAAAGCGTGGCTGATTCGAACCACAATCAATAAAAGCAAAAACATGCTGAAAACCGGGTGGTTCAAAAGCAGAAACCCCGTTCCCGAGGATCTGAGCTACCTCCCGCAGGAAGAAAACGAGGTCCTGCAGGCCGTATTAGCCTTGGACAAGAAGTATCGGATTCCGATTCATCTGCATTATTACGAGGGCTACTCGATCCAGGAAATTGCGGCTATTCTGCAGGCCAAGCCCGCAACCGTCGGAACATGGCTTGCAAGAGGGCGCTTTATCTTAAAGGAGAAGATTGGAGGCATGGCGCATGAAGAAATCTGTTTATAA
- a CDS encoding OsmC family protein, which produces MKVMTTWKGKRLFTSVGPSGYPVGMDATPAYGGDGNGATPMELVLAGLAGCIGIDVTMILDQYLGTIRQIEIEADGTRKEQAPTGFTAIELTFRVDGDIPDYRVWKAIEMGSKKYCAVSDSLKADISYRLVLNGEEVTKG; this is translated from the coding sequence ATGAAAGTAATGACAACGTGGAAAGGCAAACGATTGTTTACATCTGTTGGTCCGTCCGGCTATCCGGTCGGCATGGACGCAACGCCCGCATATGGGGGCGATGGCAATGGCGCTACGCCTATGGAACTGGTACTTGCAGGCTTAGCCGGCTGTATTGGAATCGACGTTACGATGATTCTGGATCAGTACCTCGGCACGATCCGTCAAATCGAAATAGAAGCCGACGGCACTCGGAAGGAGCAGGCACCGACGGGCTTTACCGCCATAGAGCTGACTTTCCGCGTGGACGGAGACATACCGGATTACAGGGTGTGGAAGGCCATCGAGATGGGGAGCAAGAAGTATTGCGCGGTGTCGGACTCGTTGAAGGCCGATATCTCTTACAGGCTCGTGCTTAACGGAGAAGAAGTAACGAAGGGCTGA
- a CDS encoding amino acid ABC transporter ATP-binding protein produces MIQTTGLSKSFHGTQVLKSIDLRVEAREIVVLLGPSGSGKSTLLRCLNGLEELSGGAVEVNGVRVAADMSARTKRTNFREIRRDAGMVFQQFNLYPHKTALGNVIESLLTVKKLKRNEAERIGIRLLERVGLSDKKDQYPSRLSGGQQQRVAIARALAMEPSVMLFDEPTSALDPELVGEVLEVMRELAKEGMTMVVVTHEMKFARQVANRVVFMDGGVIVEEQEPEVFFQSPQSERARKFLNQLSEY; encoded by the coding sequence ATGATCCAAACGACGGGGCTGTCGAAGTCCTTTCACGGCACGCAGGTATTGAAAAGCATTGATCTGCGGGTCGAGGCCCGGGAGATCGTCGTTCTTCTCGGACCGAGCGGGTCGGGCAAAAGCACGCTGCTGCGCTGCCTGAACGGACTGGAGGAGCTGAGCGGAGGGGCCGTGGAAGTGAACGGCGTTCGCGTAGCTGCAGATATGTCGGCAAGAACGAAGAGAACGAATTTTAGAGAGATTCGGCGCGACGCCGGTATGGTATTTCAGCAATTCAATCTGTATCCCCATAAGACGGCGCTCGGCAACGTGATCGAATCGCTGTTGACCGTCAAGAAGCTGAAGAGGAACGAAGCCGAGCGTATCGGCATACGGCTGCTGGAGCGGGTTGGCTTGTCGGACAAGAAAGACCAGTATCCATCACGGCTATCCGGAGGGCAGCAGCAGCGTGTCGCCATTGCCCGCGCGCTAGCGATGGAGCCGTCGGTCATGCTGTTCGACGAGCCGACATCAGCGCTCGACCCAGAACTGGTCGGCGAAGTGCTGGAGGTTATGCGGGAATTGGCGAAGGAAGGGATGACGATGGTCGTCGTTACCCATGAGATGAAGTTCGCCCGCCAGGTGGCGAACCGTGTTGTATTCATGGACGGCGGCGTAATCGTTGAGGAGCAGGAGCCGGAAGTTTTCTTCCAGAGCCCCCAATCCGAGAGGGCAAGAAAGTTTCTAAATCAACTTAGCGAGTATTAA
- a CDS encoding amino acid ABC transporter permease: protein MSLVWDNLLFLLKGAYYTLLITIISMCFGLLIGIVVAIARLKGNLPVRWLARAYLSVIRGTPAYVQILIVYYGLVDYGITLGPLMAACVALSINVGAYLSETFRGAILSIPKGQTEAAYAAGMTPWQTLRRIIFPQAARVAIAPMGNTFIGMLKETALVSVITVTELVRSAQLLIAQYFVNMPFYLGIAAMYWVMSTVFSFILEGIEKRLSKAY from the coding sequence ATGAGTCTGGTATGGGATAACCTGCTCTTCTTGCTAAAGGGCGCCTATTATACGCTATTGATCACCATCATTTCCATGTGCTTTGGGCTTCTCATCGGCATCGTGGTCGCAATTGCCAGACTGAAAGGCAACCTGCCTGTCCGCTGGCTGGCGCGCGCTTATTTGTCCGTCATTCGAGGCACGCCGGCATACGTTCAAATCTTGATCGTATATTACGGGCTCGTGGATTACGGTATCACGCTCGGCCCGCTGATGGCGGCCTGTGTGGCGTTAAGCATCAACGTCGGCGCTTATTTGTCCGAGACGTTTCGGGGAGCGATTCTGTCGATTCCGAAAGGGCAGACCGAAGCGGCATATGCGGCGGGCATGACGCCTTGGCAGACATTACGGCGGATTATCTTTCCGCAAGCTGCCCGGGTAGCCATTGCGCCGATGGGCAACACGTTTATCGGAATGCTCAAAGAGACGGCCCTTGTTTCCGTCATTACGGTAACCGAGCTGGTGCGATCCGCCCAGTTGTTGATTGCCCAATATTTTGTGAACATGCCCTTTTATTTGGGGATTGCTGCGATGTACTGGGTCATGAGCACAGTGTTCTCGTTCATTCTCGAAGGCATCGAGAAGCGGTTGTCCAAAGCTTACTGA
- a CDS encoding ABC transporter substrate-binding protein: MLKKSKKSLFLMLSIVLLFALALVGCGSKNNTAQPSPGSSTSDDGSNAPASGGDLLKQIKAAGVMKVGLMGTYAPYNFLNDNKEIDGFDADIAKEIGKRLGVKVEFAPQEFSGLIPSLQASKIDAIISQVTITDERKKQIDFTQPYITNEVKIIVRQNNDSITKLEDFKGKNIGVGLGTNDESYLRNEVLPKVGKFTIKTYDDVINSLQDLNAGRIDATINNLYALKPIVDKNGFKIKAVGEAIKSDQAGIAVHKNNPEFITALDKALADMKSDGTYNTIFKKWFGEEPAAK, from the coding sequence ATGCTGAAAAAATCAAAAAAATCCTTGTTCCTCATGTTATCAATTGTATTGCTGTTCGCGCTTGCGCTTGTCGGCTGCGGCTCGAAAAACAATACCGCGCAGCCGTCCCCGGGCTCGTCCACTTCTGATGATGGAAGCAACGCACCAGCTAGCGGCGGCGACCTGTTGAAGCAAATCAAGGCGGCTGGCGTTATGAAGGTGGGTCTTATGGGCACGTACGCACCTTACAATTTCTTGAACGACAATAAGGAAATCGACGGCTTTGACGCCGACATTGCTAAGGAAATCGGCAAGCGCCTGGGGGTTAAGGTCGAATTCGCTCCTCAGGAGTTCTCCGGATTGATCCCGAGCCTGCAGGCAAGCAAAATTGACGCGATTATCAGCCAAGTGACCATCACCGACGAACGCAAGAAGCAAATCGACTTCACGCAGCCCTACATCACGAACGAAGTGAAGATCATCGTTCGTCAAAACAACGATTCCATTACGAAGCTTGAAGATTTCAAAGGCAAGAATATCGGCGTGGGCCTCGGCACGAACGACGAATCCTATCTGCGCAACGAAGTGCTGCCGAAGGTAGGTAAGTTTACCATCAAGACCTACGATGATGTCATCAATTCTCTTCAAGATCTGAATGCCGGCCGGATCGATGCTACGATCAACAACCTGTACGCTTTGAAGCCGATCGTGGATAAAAACGGCTTCAAAATTAAAGCGGTCGGGGAAGCAATCAAGTCCGATCAGGCGGGGATAGCCGTTCACAAGAACAATCCGGAGTTCATTACGGCGCTCGATAAGGCGCTTGCGGATATGAAGTCCGACGGCACGTACAATACCATCTTCAAGAAGTGGTTCGGCGAGGAGCCGGCAGCGAAATAA
- a CDS encoding TetR/AcrR family transcriptional regulator, whose protein sequence is MNGQNDSQISSERRRRFLEIALRRFAKDGYHATKISDIVAEAGVAQGTFYWHFKSKEAIALEIVEDGRRQLLDVIAQGYRQELGTVQDMVQASEALLCRLFQFAESNRYLMELLLGGSGGIEPIRQAIGETRAAMESAFLHNIRRAMELGMLPEAIDAEFRAALIMSLIEGVVSRWLFGLGAPASGMAGKTAGQLASETARFEFFGLLGV, encoded by the coding sequence TTGAACGGGCAAAACGATTCCCAGATTAGCAGCGAGCGGAGAAGGCGCTTCTTGGAGATTGCCCTGAGGAGATTCGCGAAGGATGGTTACCACGCGACCAAGATTTCCGATATTGTCGCCGAAGCCGGCGTAGCGCAGGGGACGTTCTATTGGCACTTCAAAAGCAAGGAGGCGATCGCGCTTGAGATCGTGGAAGACGGGCGCCGCCAGCTGCTGGACGTCATCGCGCAAGGTTACCGGCAGGAGCTGGGGACCGTGCAGGATATGGTACAGGCATCGGAAGCGCTACTCTGCAGGTTGTTTCAATTCGCCGAATCTAACCGTTACTTAATGGAGCTTCTGCTCGGCGGCAGCGGCGGCATCGAACCGATCCGGCAAGCGATCGGCGAGACCCGGGCCGCGATGGAGAGCGCGTTTCTTCATAATATTCGGCGCGCAATGGAGCTTGGCATGCTGCCGGAAGCGATCGATGCCGAGTTTCGTGCAGCGCTCATTATGAGCTTGATCGAAGGTGTCGTCTCGCGATGGTTGTTCGGCTTAGGAGCGCCTGCCAGCGGAATGGCAGGGAAGACTGCCGGTCAGCTGGCGTCCGAGACGGCAAGATTTGAGTTTTTCGGGCTCCTTGGCGTCTAG
- a CDS encoding aminoglycoside phosphotransferase family protein — translation MFEITTELVRQLIHNQFPKWAHLEIRPVEKSGHDNRTYRLGSEMTVRLPSHENYASAVEKELKWLPVFKPLLSLPIPAPVAQGKPTDEYPLPWSINRWIEGDTITPANVLDLNGFAEDLAGFLRELEAIDASRGVPAGVQNFHRGGNLAVYDQDTRSIIDSLSGQYDSKLLTEIWDLALATRYQSAPLWVHGDVAVGNLLVKDGRLCGVIDFGTMGVGDPSSDLVMAWNFFDDVSREIFLSRMGFDQHTVNRARGWALWKALITYAWNEQGSEASNWGKHVMDVIIRDYKSL, via the coding sequence ATGTTTGAAATTACGACCGAGCTCGTACGTCAATTAATTCATAATCAATTTCCCAAGTGGGCGCACCTGGAAATAAGACCTGTAGAGAAGAGCGGGCATGATAACCGCACTTATCGGCTAGGAAGCGAAATGACCGTTCGACTACCGAGTCATGAGAATTACGCCTCGGCTGTTGAGAAAGAACTCAAGTGGCTTCCTGTTTTCAAGCCTCTTCTGTCCTTGCCGATCCCGGCTCCCGTTGCACAAGGCAAACCTACGGACGAATATCCCCTTCCATGGTCCATTAACCGATGGATTGAAGGCGATACAATTACGCCTGCCAACGTACTGGATTTGAACGGATTTGCCGAAGATCTCGCGGGGTTCCTGAGGGAATTAGAAGCGATCGATGCAAGCCGCGGCGTACCCGCAGGCGTTCAAAACTTTCATCGCGGTGGAAACTTAGCGGTTTACGATCAAGATACAAGATCCATCATCGACAGCCTATCCGGCCAATACGATTCTAAGCTCTTAACTGAAATATGGGACCTTGCCCTTGCGACGAGATATCAATCGGCACCGCTATGGGTGCATGGTGACGTTGCGGTAGGCAATCTACTCGTGAAGGATGGCCGGCTGTGCGGCGTCATTGATTTCGGAACGATGGGCGTCGGCGATCCTTCAAGCGATCTTGTGATGGCCTGGAACTTTTTTGATGACGTAAGCCGCGAAATATTCCTAAGCCGCATGGGCTTTGACCAGCATACTGTTAATCGCGCACGCGGCTGGGCTTTGTGGAAAGCACTCATTACCTACGCTTGGAATGAGCAAGGCTCGGAAGCTTCGAATTGGGGTAAGCATGTGATGGATGTCATTATTCGAGACTACAAATCGCTGTAA
- a CDS encoding TMEM175 family protein — protein MKANRMEAFSDGVLAIIITIMVLEFKVPEGHDWDALIQLGPKILSYILSFVYVGIYWNNHHHLLHMVRTMNGRLMWPNLLLLFWLSLVPFTTGWMGESHFAATPTALYGIVLLLASLSYWLLQLAIMKQHAGDSAFVVAMGKNWKGKLSPLLYTIAALTAYVSTWISGFFFVLVTVIWFVPDRRIEHALGGR, from the coding sequence TTGAAAGCGAATCGGATGGAAGCCTTCAGCGATGGCGTACTGGCCATTATCATTACGATTATGGTGCTGGAATTTAAAGTGCCGGAAGGCCATGATTGGGATGCGCTAATCCAGCTCGGGCCGAAAATTCTAAGCTATATTCTCAGCTTCGTCTACGTCGGCATCTACTGGAACAATCATCACCATCTGCTGCACATGGTTCGAACAATGAACGGGCGGCTGATGTGGCCCAACCTGCTGCTTCTCTTCTGGCTGTCCCTTGTGCCATTCACGACCGGTTGGATGGGGGAGAGTCATTTTGCAGCCACACCAACGGCACTGTATGGGATAGTTTTGCTGCTTGCATCGCTGTCCTACTGGTTGCTGCAGCTCGCAATTATGAAGCAGCATGCGGGCGACTCCGCATTCGTCGTGGCCATGGGGAAGAACTGGAAGGGTAAGTTGTCCCCGCTGCTTTACACGATCGCGGCCTTGACCGCGTACGTGAGCACGTGGATATCCGGCTTCTTCTTCGTGCTGGTTACCGTAATCTGGTTCGTACCGGATCGGCGGATCGAGCATGCGCTGGGAGGCCGCTAA
- a CDS encoding bifunctional 2-polyprenyl-6-hydroxyphenol methylase/3-demethylubiquinol 3-O-methyltransferase UbiG, with protein MENKMSEWDNSYLNRDNFLFYPHEEVIRFVSKYIVKQVGLDEYQFIHPYNEKPKLLDVGCGIGRHIFYSHRMGLDSYGVDLSNEAITVARQWGRNLNVSDVENKIIQGDIRNMPWENGSFDYAVSHGVFDSTYFNIARAAFTETARILKNGGLFYCDLISGDDSNHAREFWGEEVVETQHEIGTIQMYYNYGKVLELVKDDFDILEANLIRRENIVSGSFHSRYHLVLRKKN; from the coding sequence TTGGAAAACAAAATGAGCGAGTGGGATAATTCGTACTTAAATCGTGATAATTTCCTATTCTATCCGCACGAAGAAGTCATTCGGTTTGTATCTAAATATATAGTGAAACAAGTCGGGTTAGATGAATATCAATTTATTCATCCCTATAATGAAAAGCCGAAGTTGTTAGATGTAGGTTGCGGAATCGGCAGGCATATTTTTTATAGTCACAGGATGGGCTTGGATTCATATGGAGTAGACTTGTCGAATGAGGCAATAACTGTTGCAAGACAGTGGGGCCGCAATCTAAATGTATCTGATGTAGAAAATAAAATTATTCAAGGCGATATACGAAATATGCCATGGGAGAATGGATCCTTCGACTATGCCGTTAGTCACGGCGTATTTGATAGTACATATTTTAATATTGCCAGGGCTGCGTTTACGGAAACAGCTCGAATCTTAAAGAATGGTGGTCTCTTTTATTGCGACCTTATTTCAGGGGATGATTCAAATCATGCTCGAGAATTCTGGGGAGAAGAAGTAGTAGAAACGCAGCACGAAATTGGGACCATTCAAATGTATTATAACTATGGAAAGGTCCTAGAGCTTGTTAAAGACGATTTTGATATTTTAGAAGCAAATCTTATTCGCCGAGAGAATATTGTGTCAGGTTCGTTCCATTCCAGATACCATCTTGTTCTAAGAAAGAAAAATTAG
- a CDS encoding Rieske 2Fe-2S domain-containing protein codes for MALKKVQICLENNVYDNPLEIELEGSSYFLTKDETGYKLLSSTCPHAGGKIVDQDSCFECPIHSWKFAYSGESMNVPKQRMAQYNVSVEDGMLFAEIPNSLNTSEPQQDTTLEQDLIVKLHSHACLEFKYDDFSLITDPWLVGPAFMGAWLQYPAPIVDVHTLTPSALWISHEHSDHFHESTLTFMDRNIPIYFPDFPNKRIEEKLIQLGFRNIYPMQFGKPLEIRKHIKITCFEPSSLWNDAILLIEIENFRILNLNDAGLNPRIAKIIGKVDVIASGFSPGASGYPLTWAHLDEDKKDQILEKSRLGLLKMLTQAIDLYGAKSLIPFASHFNLWHPTHRKYVEKLRKNTVMDVVEAFKDTTVNVVDLLPGDYWGVKKNNIVYAKRDRSKLYNQAEVLEYLDKAYREDLFLEHHPNDYSISVAEVENYFLLLNKTSEIAYCEDLRICVKVTNIDSSQHSFEVLLEIEKGILNIRKLEKHDINLTIELPANIVKKIITDNLSWDEAHIGYWCKFSRNPDVYHAGFWRLLQTPYFRKSPQLTRTVHPETITGDTAIADVLEFYGDDADKILRRYGLYCLGCHHSTFESISIGARNHGINGADVDKLLLELNKAFLQGEGTIGKQNERVG; via the coding sequence ATGGCTTTGAAAAAGGTACAGATTTGTTTAGAAAATAATGTATATGATAATCCTTTAGAAATAGAATTAGAGGGTTCCAGCTATTTTTTGACAAAAGATGAAACTGGCTACAAGTTGTTATCTTCTACATGTCCTCATGCAGGCGGGAAAATCGTGGACCAAGATTCTTGCTTCGAATGTCCAATACATAGTTGGAAATTCGCTTATTCCGGAGAATCCATGAATGTGCCTAAGCAAAGGATGGCGCAGTATAACGTTTCTGTTGAAGACGGCATGCTTTTCGCGGAGATTCCAAATTCCTTAAATACCAGTGAGCCGCAACAGGACACAACGCTAGAACAAGACTTAATCGTAAAGCTTCATTCGCATGCGTGCCTTGAGTTCAAGTACGACGATTTCTCTTTGATTACCGACCCTTGGCTAGTAGGACCTGCCTTTATGGGGGCATGGCTTCAGTACCCTGCTCCGATTGTGGACGTTCATACATTAACACCATCTGCATTATGGATTTCACATGAGCACTCCGATCATTTCCATGAATCAACTCTAACATTTATGGACAGAAATATACCCATATATTTCCCTGATTTTCCGAATAAAAGAATAGAGGAAAAACTGATACAACTTGGTTTCCGAAACATCTATCCCATGCAGTTCGGAAAACCTTTGGAGATACGCAAACATATCAAAATTACTTGTTTCGAACCCTCTAGTCTATGGAATGACGCGATCCTTCTCATAGAGATTGAGAATTTCAGGATTCTGAATCTTAATGATGCGGGGTTAAACCCAAGAATCGCCAAAATAATTGGAAAGGTGGATGTGATAGCTTCCGGATTTTCCCCTGGGGCATCAGGATATCCTTTGACATGGGCACATTTAGATGAGGACAAGAAAGATCAAATCCTAGAGAAGTCGAGGCTCGGCCTGTTAAAAATGCTTACCCAAGCCATCGATCTATATGGGGCCAAATCACTCATCCCTTTTGCATCACATTTCAACTTGTGGCACCCAACTCATCGAAAATACGTAGAAAAGTTAAGAAAAAACACAGTGATGGATGTTGTTGAGGCTTTTAAAGATACTACGGTCAATGTCGTAGATTTATTGCCTGGGGATTATTGGGGCGTCAAGAAAAACAATATTGTTTATGCTAAGCGCGACCGCTCTAAATTATATAACCAGGCAGAGGTGCTAGAATATCTAGATAAAGCCTATCGTGAAGACCTTTTTTTGGAACATCATCCGAATGATTATTCTATATCAGTGGCTGAGGTGGAGAATTACTTTTTACTTTTAAATAAAACGAGCGAGATTGCTTACTGTGAAGACTTGAGAATATGCGTGAAAGTTACGAATATAGATTCTAGCCAGCACTCTTTCGAAGTTTTATTAGAGATTGAAAAGGGAATTTTAAACATTCGAAAACTAGAAAAGCATGATATAAACTTAACGATTGAGCTCCCAGCAAACATAGTAAAGAAAATCATCACTGATAATTTATCATGGGATGAGGCGCATATTGGATATTGGTGTAAGTTTAGCCGAAATCCGGATGTATATCATGCTGGATTTTGGCGTTTATTGCAAACGCCATATTTTCGTAAAAGCCCTCAACTAACAAGGACCGTTCATCCGGAAACGATTACAGGAGATACGGCCATCGCCGATGTACTGGAGTTTTACGGGGACGATGCCGATAAAATACTTCGGAGATATGGATTATATTGTTTGGGTTGTCATCATTCCACGTTTGAATCTATTTCAATAGGTGCAAGAAATCATGGCATAAATGGCGCTGATGTTGATAAACTGCTGCTTGAATTAAATAAAGCTTTCTTACAGGGGGAAGGTACAATTGGAAAACAAAATGAGCGAGTGGGATAA
- a CDS encoding nucleotide excision repair endonuclease — protein sequence MISITIPAPDVTITKQSDPQLSHIYGFTDFHLISREEGGIFMFYNNKDELLFVGKARKLRPRIKKHFEDTVSPIKNHRDEVTKIEVCIVEGLLDRAIYETYIANKFRAKYNPDRVL from the coding sequence ATGATCAGCATCACCATACCAGCACCCGACGTTACCATTACCAAACAAAGTGACCCCCAGCTAAGCCATATTTATGGATTTACCGATTTCCACTTGATTTCGAGGGAAGAGGGCGGCATCTTCATGTTTTACAATAACAAGGATGAGCTGCTGTTTGTCGGTAAAGCGAGAAAGCTGCGCCCAAGAATCAAAAAACATTTCGAAGATACGGTATCGCCGATCAAAAACCACAGAGATGAAGTTACGAAAATTGAGGTTTGTATCGTCGAAGGCCTTCTTGACCGCGCCATTTACGAAACCTATATCGCCAATAAATTCAGAGCAAAGTACAATCCGGACCGGGTGCTGTAA
- a CDS encoding PspA/IM30 family protein, which produces MGIFKRVKDMFLAETNGMLDKCEKPLHMVDLYIREFGEELAKGQRALANQLFIEKRQSALIAEAEASVEKRDRQAMLAVKQGEDQIAKLALQEKLLQEKKLAAYREQYAAIQEQTGVLEERISQLLVQSEEFNHRRLLLASRVNVASSLKEMNQSVVSFQTGNVTKGFARAEEKVLMIEAELEAMNRFVSPVKRSAPQYLDPTLTAEIDKSLEELKQQAAE; this is translated from the coding sequence ATGGGTATTTTCAAACGGGTCAAAGATATGTTTCTGGCGGAAACAAACGGGATGCTGGACAAATGTGAGAAACCGCTGCACATGGTCGATCTCTATATTCGCGAGTTTGGCGAAGAACTCGCTAAGGGTCAGCGGGCGCTGGCGAATCAATTGTTTATCGAGAAGAGGCAGTCGGCGCTCATTGCGGAGGCTGAAGCGAGCGTGGAGAAGCGGGACCGCCAAGCAATGCTTGCGGTGAAGCAAGGTGAAGATCAAATTGCCAAGCTCGCCCTGCAGGAGAAGCTGCTGCAAGAGAAGAAGCTGGCAGCTTACCGCGAGCAGTATGCGGCCATTCAAGAGCAAACAGGCGTACTCGAAGAACGTATCAGTCAGCTGCTCGTACAATCGGAGGAGTTCAATCACCGCCGGCTGCTGCTGGCGTCCCGGGTCAACGTGGCAAGCTCCTTGAAGGAGATGAATCAGAGCGTCGTCTCGTTTCAGACGGGCAACGTCACCAAAGGGTTTGCCCGTGCGGAAGAGAAGGTGCTTATGATCGAAGCGGAGCTGGAGGCCATGAATCGGTTCGTCTCACCCGTGAAGCGTTCGGCGCCGCAATATTTGGACCCGACGCTTACAGCCGAAATCGACAAGTCGCTAGAAGAGCTGAAGCAGCAAGCAGCTGAATAG